Proteins co-encoded in one Aspergillus luchuensis IFO 4308 DNA, chromosome 6, nearly complete sequence genomic window:
- the tom40 gene encoding TOM complex pore protein TOM40 (BUSCO:EOG09262M2J;~COG:U;~EggNog:ENOG410PFY2;~InterPro:IPR023614,IPR037930,IPR027246;~PFAM:PF01459;~go_component: GO:0005741 - mitochondrial outer membrane [Evidence IEA];~go_function: GO:0008320 - protein transmembrane transporter activity [Evidence IEA];~go_process: GO:0030150 - protein import into mitochondrial matrix [Evidence IEA];~go_process: GO:0055085 - transmembrane transport [Evidence IEA]) yields MSDSLALPSFLTDNSVAAAFKDAYTSFSERRAALGLPNPGTLDNISREVQKDVLLSNFMFTGLRADLTKVFGMSPLFRVSHAFSMGGSGNMPPYNFSAMYGSPKVFMQGNLGSDGGLAAVGNYRWTPKFVTKTNTQIMPGGQGLMQLDNDYTGDDFSASLKAFNPSYLEGGLTGIFVGSYLQSVTPNLALGFEAIWQRQAMNARPESALSYGARYKTADWIASAQLQAQGVITASYWKKLSERVEAGVDMNLQFAPNAAAALMGGPSRDGTTAIGAKYDFRASTFRAQVDSTGKVSCLLEKRIAMPIALTFAGEIDQAKQTAKLGLAVSLEIAGEELMEQQEKMSPEDMVPPPF; encoded by the exons ATGTCCGACTCTCTAGctttgccttccttcctcaCGGACAATTCCGTGGCCGCGGCCTTCAAGGATGCATACACCTCGTTCTCCGAGCGCAGGGCCGCCCTCGGCCTTCCCAACCCTGGCACCCTGGATAACATCTCCCGGGAGGTGCAGAAGGATGTCCTGCTGTCCAACTTCATGTTCACCGGTCTCCGGGCGGACCTGACCAAGGTTTTCGGCATGTCTCCTCTGTTCCGTGTGTCGCATGCTTTCTCCATGGGCGGATCCGGCAACATGCCCCCATACAACTTCTCCGCCATGTACGGAAGTCCTAAG GTCTTCATGCAAGGCAACCTCGGAAGCGATGGAGGTCTCGCTGCTGTCGGCAACTACCGTTGGACCCCCAAGTTTGTCACCAAGACCAACACTCAGATCATGCCCGGTGGCCAGGGTTTGATGCAGCTTGATAATGACTACACCGGCGACGATTTCTCCGCGTCTCTCAAGGCTTTCAACCCCTCTTACTTGGAGGGCGGTCTTACCGGTATCTTCGTCGGAAGCTATCTCCAGTCTGTTACTCCCAACCTGGCTCTTGGTTTCGAGGCTATCTGGCAGCGCCAGGCCATGAACGCTCGTCCTGAATCTGCTCTCTCCTACGGTGCCCGCTACAAGACCGCCGACTGGATTGCCAGTGCTCAGCTGCAGGCTCAGGGTGTCATCACCGCCTCCTACTGGAAGAAGCTCTCCGAGCGTGTTGAGGCTGGTGTTGACATGAACCTCCAGTTCGCTCCtaacgctgctgctgctctcatGGGTGGTCCCAGCCGTGACGGCACCACTGCCATTGGCGCCAAGTACGACTTCCGTGCTTCCACTTTCCGTGCTCAGGTCGACAGCACCGGAAAGGTCAGCTGCCTTCTGGAGAAGCGGATAGCTATGCCCATCGCTCTTACTTTTGCCGGTGAGATCGATCAGGCCAAG CAAACGGCCAAGCTCGGTCTTGCTGTTTCCCTTGAGATCGCGGGCGAGGAACTGATGGAGCAGCAAGAGAAGATGAGCCCTGAGGACATggtccctcctcccttctaA
- the RIM11 gene encoding GSK family serine/threonine-protein kinase (BUSCO:EOG09262KXK;~COG:T;~EggNog:ENOG410PGBM;~InterPro:IPR017441,IPR008271,IPR039192,IPR000719, IPR011009;~PFAM:PF07714,PF00069;~go_function: GO:0004672 - protein kinase activity [Evidence IEA];~go_function: GO:0005524 - ATP binding [Evidence IEA];~go_process: GO:0006468 - protein phosphorylation [Evidence IEA]): MSQNRPGVFSSLRMGEVVREKVQDGLTGETKEISYSQCKIVGNGSFGVVFQTKMMPSGEDAAIKRVLQDKRFKNRELQIMRIVRHPNIVELKAFYYSNGERKDEVYLNLVLEYVPETVYRASRYFNKLKTTMPMLEVKLYIYQLFRSLAYIHSQGICHRDIKPQNLLLDPNTGILKLCDFGSAKILVENEPNVSYICSRYYRAPELIFGATNYTTKIDVWSTGCVMAELMLGQPLFPGESGIDQLVEIIKVLGTPTREQIRTMNPNYMEHKFPQIKPHPFNKVFRRAPHEAIDLISALLEYTPTQRLSAIEAMCHPFFDELRDPNTRLPDSRHPNGSTRELPNLFDFSRHELSIAPAMNSRLIPPHARPALEARGLDITNFKPLTKEEMIARLD, from the exons ATGTCACAGAATAGACCTGGGGTCTTCTCGAGTCTGCGCATGGGTG AAGTCGTCCGCGAGAAAGTCCAGGATGGACTTACGGGAGAAACCAAGGAGATCTCCTATTCACAATGTAAAATCGTTGGCAATGGATCCTTTGGCGTCGTCTTCCAAACGAAGATGATGCCCAGCGGCGAAGATGCTGCAATCAAAAGGGTTCTCCAGGACAAACGGTTCAAG aATCGTGAACTTCAGATCATGCGGATCGTGCGCCACCCGAATATCGTAGAACTCAAGGCATTTTACTACTCTAACGGAGAAAGG AAAGACGAAGTGTACTTGAACCTCGTCCTCGAATATGTACCAGAGACAGTGTATCGGGCCTCGCGTTATTTCAACAAGTTGAAGACAACCATGCCGATGCTGGAAGTCAAGCTCTACATCTACCAACTTTTCCGTTCTCTGGCCTACATTCACTCGCAGGGAATCTGCCATCGTGACATAAAACCTCAAAACCTGCTGCTCGACCCAAACACCGGTATTCTGAAGCTGTGTGACTTTGGATCCGCCAAGATTCTTGTCGAGAATGAGCCTAATGTTTCATACATTTGCTCCCGCTACTACCGCGCACCTGAGTTGATTTTCGGCGCAACAAACTACACCACGAAAATTG ACGTATGGTCTACTGGTTGCGTGATGGCCGAGTTGATGCTAGGACAACCACTCTTCCCAGGAGAATCCGGAATCGACCAGCTCGTGGAGATCATCAAGGTCCTGGGCACCCCGACGCGGGAGCAGATTCGCACCATGAACCCGAACTACATGGAACACAAGTTCCCGCAGATCAAGCCACACCCCTTCAATAAG GTCTTCCGGAGGGCCCCCCATGAGGCCATCGATTTAATCTCCGCCCTGCTGGAATACACACCGACGCAACGTCTGTCAGCAATTGAAGCGATGTGCCATCCATTCTTCGACGAACTTCGGGATCCTAACACCCGGTTGCCCGACTCGCGGCACCCGAACGGCTCCACGAGGGAGCTCCCTAATCTGTTCGACTTCTCCAGGCATG AACTTTCTATCGCGCCCGCAATGAACAGCCGGCTGATTCCCCCTCATGCACGTCCTGCACTTGAGGCTCGCGGGTTAGATATCACCAACTTCAAGCCTCTTACGAAGGAAGAAATGATAGCGCGTCTTGACTGA
- a CDS encoding NCBP1 family protein (BUSCO:EOG09260PI1;~COG:A;~EggNog:ENOG410PGW2;~InterPro:IPR016024,IPR016021,IPR027159,IPR015172, IPR015174;~PFAM:PF09088,PF09090;~go_component: GO:0005846 - nuclear cap binding complex [Evidence IEA];~go_function: GO:0000339 - RNA cap binding [Evidence IEA];~go_process: GO:0016070 - RNA metabolic process [Evidence IEA];~go_process: GO:0045292 - mRNA cis splicing, via spliceosome [Evidence IEA];~go_process: GO:0051028 - mRNA transport [Evidence IEA]): MADYERRPHGPRGGGRKRRYREDDDYDRRQRRRYEEPLIVKVRRQLLTIAESAARRAEDDAVSIAKSVADNYEDQEFRNSFVDIALDLVLEQPLKIPFVAATVLIANFQKSELVSDVLSRSGVCLQKYIDAGAWREVKLLLRFLGCLQCVFEGDGIFPVLEELFARAVDLQTASSEDLIGLELVKIILFTIPYIMASPAAGFESQATALLEKTDIIASTPHTLVDLVNPFGLENGKPIATPSVISLLQNQLQKESGRGWELACLPRPWRGALEALNAQEPEEAQEGQESQENGAEPKTYENEPKHAFPQITVPSPVKNGTRAIFPEAYLSVYANQDMETVPPTSDIASSLMRDALVDTINILDFNRIATAKFLIDVDCYFTPHTFVKRATPFDRLRDLPGDINLWKPEDVAVDAVFSQLFQLPSPEHKLVYYHSVLTECCKIAPAAIAPSLGRAIRFLYRSLETMDLDLSHRFLDWFSHHLSNFGFTWKWSEWIDDLELPLVHPRMAFINGALDKEIRLSFAQRIRGTLPDPYQDLITEGKEKDTPDFKYSSDTTPYANEGREIMQLVRKKASDEEIQPFINAIEEQARSLGVEDPLLPSTDAFVTAICFVGSKSLSHVLSCIERNKERLLAIGPQSAQARRQIITSVMEYWVDQPGVGINIIDKLLNYTILTPLSVIEWALVDKLEAGTVLAKSHIFEMISATVGKVTNRLRQIVAARTQPGLYEPQLSVLDETLSREKVDMQSLFKVIEDSIVSVAGGSNDEQMERGDGSGNLPEDEIIRQWGQRWLRVFRRKAGVEESFIADAMATATPVGTVAPPPAPEETGASESIPADGEMDIAEADASVDIE; encoded by the exons ATGGCCGACTACGAACGCCGACCTCATGGCCCCAGGGGTGGTGGGCGTAAGAGGCGCTACAGAG aagatgatgactatGACCGCCGCCAGAGGCGTCGATACGAGGAACCGCTTATTGTCAAGGTCCGGAGGCAATTGCTTACGATCGCTGAATCT GCTGCCAGACGAGCAGAAGACGACGCTGTGAGCATCGCAAAAAGTGTGGCGGATAACTACGAAGATCAGGAGTTTAGGAACTCCTTTGTCGACATTGCGCTTGACCT TGTTTTGGAGCAGCCGCTAAAGATCCCCTTCGTCGCCGCGACCGTTCTCATCGCAAATTTCCAGAAATCCGAGCTCGTGTCCGACGTTCTCAGTAGGTCAGGCGTGTGCTTGCAGAAGTACATTGACGCTGGCGCGTGGCGCGAGGTtaagcttcttctgcggTTCCTGGGGTGTCTCCAATGTGTCTTCGAAGGGGATGGCATCTTCCCGGTACTGGAGGAGCTCTTTGCGCGCGCTGTCGACCTTCAAACAGCATCCTCGGAAGAT TTGATCGGTCTGGAGCTGGTGAAAATTATCCTTTTCACCATTCCCTACATAATggcctccccagcagccGGTTTCGAGTCCCAGGCCACCGCACTTCTGGAGAAGACCGATATCATTGCTTCCACCCCTCATACTCTTGTGGACCTGGTTAATCCATTCGGCCTTGAGAACGGCAAGCCAATTGCTACACCAAGCGTTATCAGCCTACTCCAGAATCAATTACAAAAAGAGTCCGGCCGGGGCTGGGAGCTCGCGTGTCTTCCTAGGCCATGGAGAGGAGCGCTAGAGGCATTGAATGCACAAGAGCCCGAGGAAgcacaagaagggcaagaatcGCAAGAAAATGGCGCCGAGCCGAAGACTTATGAAAACGAGCCAAAGCATGCATTCCCTCAGATCACCGTTCCGAGTCCGGTGAAGAATGGAACAAGGGCAATTTTCCCTGAGGCGTACCTTTCCGTGTACGCTAATCAAGACATGGAAACAGTCCCTCCTACTTCAGATATCGCATCTTCCTTGATGCGTGATGCCCTTgtcgacaccatcaacatTCTTGATTTCAACCGCATTGCGACGGCGAAGTTCTTGATTGATGTCGACTGCTATTTTACTCCACACACCTTCGTGAAGCGGGCGACTCCTTTTGATAGGCTGCGCGATCTACCGGGAGACATCAATCTCTGGAAACCCGAGGATGTTGCTGTGGACGCCGTGTTTTCTCAATTATTCCAGCTGCCGTCTCCCGAGCACAAACTGGTTTACTACCACTCGGTTCTCACGGAGTGCTGTAAGATAGCCCCGGCCGCTATCGCACCGAGCTTAGGACGTGCAATCCGTTTCTTGTATCGCAGCCTAGAGACAATGGATTTGGATCTAAGCCATCGATTCTTGGATTGGTTCTCTCATCACCTGAGCAACTTTGGGTTCACTTGGAAATGGAGTGAATG GATTGATGACTTGGAGCTGCCTCTCGTTCACCCCCGGATGGCCTTTATTAACGGCGCCCTTGACAAGGAGATCCGGCTGAGCTTTGCACAGCGTATCAGGGGCACTCTCCCTGACCCATACCAAGACTTGATCacggaaggaaaagagaaagacacTCCCGATTTCAAGTACTCGTCTGATA CTACTCCGTATGCGAATGAAGGCAGAGAAATCATGCAACTGGTCCGTAAGAAGGCTAGCGACGAGGAGATCCAGCCTTTTATCAACGCAATTGAAGAGCAAGCCAGATCTCTCGGTGTCGAAGACCCGCTGCTGCCTTCAACTGATGCCTTCGTTACGGCCATCTGCTTTGTTGGCTCCAAGTCTCTGTCTCATGTACTGTCCTGCATTGAACGGAACAAGGAACGACTCCTGGCCATCGGACCCCAGTCTGCACAGGCGAGGCGCCAGATTATAACCTCCGTCATGGAGTATTGGGTCGACCAGCCCGGCGTCGGAATCAACATCATTGACAAGCTTCTCAACTACACCATCTTGACCCCACTGTCAGTCATTGAATGGGCGTTGGTGGACAAGCTAGAGGCAGGAACCGTTCTTGCCAAGTCCCACATCTTCGAGATGATCTCCGCCACTGTTGGAAAGGTCACCAACCGCTTGCGCCAAATTGTTGCCGCACGTACTCAGCCGGGTCTTTACGAGCCGCAGCTCAGTGTCCTCGATGAGACGCTCAGTCGCGAGAAGGTTGATATGCAATCTCTTTTCAAGGTCATTGAAGACTCCATCGTATCAGTGGCCGGCGGAAGCAACGACGAGCAGATGGAAAGAGGAGACGGAAGTGGAAACTTGCCCGAGGATGAAATCATCCGGCAATGGGGCCAGCGCTGGCTCAGAGTGTTCCGCAGGAAGGCCGGCGTCGAGGAATCTTTCATTGCGGACGCCATGGCCACAGCTACTCCTGTCGGCACGGTCGCTCCCCCTCCGGCCCCGGAAGAGACTGGCGCTTCGGAAAGTATCCCCGCAGATGGGGAAATGGATATCGCTGAAGCCGATGCGAGCGTGGACATCGAATGA
- the ERG3 gene encoding sterol desaturase family protein (COG:I;~EggNog:ENOG410PG6G;~InterPro:IPR006694;~PFAM:PF04116;~TransMembrane:3 (o82-108i128-147o167-187i);~go_function: GO:0005506 - iron ion binding [Evidence IEA];~go_function: GO:0016491 - oxidoreductase activity [Evidence IEA];~go_process: GO:0008610 - lipid biosynthetic process [Evidence IEA];~go_process: GO:0055114 - oxidation-reduction process [Evidence IEA]) has protein sequence MDIALEIWDTFIGDRLYASLLPLSLASSASLPGFTTVTNSTLSFFGATQPFVYEPATQLIYLEPSKFAYLSAWPRNNIYRQFLSFFLIVWIFGIIVYFISASLSYIFIWDKTTVHHPKYLKNQIPMEIAQTMRSMPVMSLLTAPFLVAEVRGYAKLYDTFSEEPFPYYSILQFPLFIMFTDLCIYWIHRGLHHPLIYKTLHKPHHKWIMPSPFASHAFHPLDGWSQSVPYHVFPFIFPLQKLAYVFLFGFINLWTVLIHDGEYVANSPVINGAACHTMHHLYFNYNYGQFTTLWDRLGGSYRKPNEELFRRDTKNGEEEWKRQTKEMETILKDVEGDDDRAYLADSQTKKNL, from the exons ATGGATATCGCCCTCGAAATCTGGGACACCTTCATTGGTGATCGCCTCTAcgcctctcttctccctctatCTCTCGCCTCATCCGCCTCGCTCCCTGGCTTCACTACCGTCACCAACAGCACCCTGTCGTTCTTTGGCGCAACCCAGCCCTTTGTCTACGAACCGGCTACTCAATTGATTTACTTGGAGCCTTCCAAGTTTGCCTACTTGAGCGCCTGGCCAAGGAACAATATTTATCGTCagttcctttctttcttcttgatcgTCTG GATTTTCGGTATCATCGTCTACTTCATTTCCGCAAGCCTTTCCTACATCTTCATCTGGGATAAGACCACCGTTCACCACCCTAAGTACCTCAAGAACCAAATTCCTATGGAAATCGCCCAGACTATGCGCTCGATGCCGGTTATGTCCTTGTTGACTGCCCCTTTTCTGGTTGCCGAAGTCCGTGGCTACGCCAAGCTCTATGATACCTTCTCCGAAGAGCCATTCCCCTACTACAGTATCTTGCAATTCCCACTCTTCATCATGTTCACCGACCTCTGCATCTACTGGATTCACCGCGGCCTGCACCACCCGCTTATTTATAAGACCTTGCACAAGCCTCACCACAAGTGGATTATGCCTAGTCCCTTCGCCTCCCACGCCTTTCACCCGCTTGACGGCTGGTCGCAGAGTGTCCCCTACCACGTATTCCCGTTCATCTTCCCACTTCAGAAGCTGGCCtacgtcttcctcttcgggtTCATCAACCTCTGGACCGTGCTGATTCACGACGGCGAGTACGTTGCCAACAGCCCAGTGATCAACGGAGCGGCCTGCCACACCATGCACCACCTGTACTTCAACTACAATTATGGCCAGTTCACAACCCTCTGGGATCGTCTGGGCGGTAGCTATCGCAAGCCCAACGAGGAGCTCTTCCGCCGCGACACAAAgaatggcgaggaggagtGGAAGCGACAGACCAAGGAGATGGAAACCATTCTCAAGGATGTCGAAGGCGACGATGACCGGGCATACCTGGCTGATTCTCAGACCAAGAAGAACCTGTGA
- the rcoA gene encoding putative transcriptional repressor TupA/RocA (COG:S;~EggNog:ENOG410PFUA;~InterPro:IPR036322,IPR015943,IPR001680,IPR019775, IPR020472,IPR013890,IPR017986;~PFAM:PF08581,PF00400;~go_function: GO:0005515 - protein binding [Evidence IEA]) — protein MYNTHRGMVPAPNSRLTELLDQLRQEFENQSRSTGEFEHQLTGQLQEMEMIRQKVYQLEQAQLKMKQDYEAEIRVLRHELESRGVQPVSSHITGPAQHAGPSQAPPPALGHGPSNLFGGIMTNQGGSGPGLPVAPPPPQDQQPPQHTLQQPAAAAQQGAPQPPQSSFGGYQPGAAVNGYGPPPPPAASPGPGKRPRAPPGPATPQQTHQLAYTSDPRVSSPQLARPTPPSQALVRDRPGNMLANWNPDDLPASQKREGADWYAVFNPEVQRVLDVELVHHLVHDSVVCCVRFSRDGKYLATGCNRSAQIFDVTTGQNVATLQDENVDKNGDLYIRSVCFSPDGKYLATGAEDKQIRVWDINARTIKHIFTGHEQDIYSLDFAGNGRYIASGSGDKTVRLWDILDGKLVYTLSIEDGVTTVAMSPDGHYVAAGSLDKSVRVWDTTTGYLVERLESPDGHKDSVYSVAFAPNGRDLVSGSLDKTIKLWELNVPRGAYPGSGVKGGKCVRTFEGHKDFVLSVCLTPDGHWVMSGSKDRGVQFWDPITGNAQMMLQGHKNSVISVAPSPTNNLFATGSGDMRARIWRYSTYTGR, from the exons ATGTATAATACTCATCGCGGAATGGTTCCGGCTCCCAACTCCCGTCTGACGGAGTTGTTGGACCAACTGCGCCAGGAATTCGAGAATCAGTCTCGAAGCACTGGCGAGTTTGAACATCAGC TAACCGGGCAGCTtcaagagatggagatgatccgCCAGAAGGTCTATCAACTGGAACAGGCACAACTTAAGATGAAACAAGA TTACGAAGCAGAGATTCGGGTGCTGCGACACGAGCTTGAATCGCGTGGTGTTCAGCCCGTGTCATCTCACATTACCGGCCCGGCCCAGCACGCTGGACCTTCTCAGGCCCCGCCACCGGCCCTGGGTCACGGCCCTAGCAATCTGTTTGGTGGCATCATGACCAACCAAGGAGGTAGTGGCCCCGGTCTTCCAgttgcccctccccctccccaggaTCAGCAGCCTCCCCAGCATACCCTTCAACAGCCTGCTGCCGCGGCCCAGCAAGGAGCGCCGCAACCACCGCAGAGCTCTTTTGGAGGATATCAGCCTGGTGCTGCTGTGAACG GCTATggacctccccctcctcctgctgcctCCCCCGGCCCTGGCAAGCGGCCCCGTGCTCCTCCCGGTCCGGCCACTCCTCAACAGACCCACCAGCTGGCCTACACATCTGATCCCCGTGTCTCCTCGCCGCAATTGGCCCGCCCAACGCCTCCTAGCCAGGCTCTCGTGCGAGATCGCCCGGGAAACATGCTGGCCAACTGGAATCCTGACGATCTGCCGGCGTCACAGAAGCGAGAGGGTGCCGATTGGTACGCCGTGTTCAATCCCGAGGTGCAGCGCGTGCTGGATGTGGAACTTGTTCATCACCTTGTCCACGACAGCGTTGTGTGCTGTGTTCGTTTCAGCCGTGACGGCAAGTACCTTGCGACCGGCTGCAATCGCTCTGCGCAGATCTTCGATGTGACCACGGGTCAGAACGTTGCGAcgctgcaggatgagaatgtgGACAAGAACGGCGACCTTTACATCCGCAGCGTCTGCTTCAGCCCTGACGGCAAGTATCTTGCGACTGGCGCAGAAGACAAGCAGATTCGG GTTTGGGACATCAATGCCCGGACGATCAAGCATATCTTTACCGGTCACGAGCAGGATATCTACTCTCTTGACTTCGCTGGCAATGGTCGGTACATTGCGTCCGGTAGTGGCGACAAGACTGTTCGCCTTTGGGATATCCTGGATGGCAAGTTGGTCTACACCCTGAGCATCGAAGACGGTGTGACCACCGTGGCTATGTCCCCAGATGGTCACTACGTCGCCGCAGGCTCTCTCGATAAGAGCGTGCGTGTTTGGGATACCACTACCGGCTACCTTGTGGAACGGTTGGAGAGCCCCGATGGACACAAGGACAGCGTGTACTCGGTTGCCTTCGCCCCCAACGGCCGGGACCTCGTCAGTGGTAGTCTGGACAAGACCATCAAACTTTGGGAGCTCAACGTGCCCCGTGGCGCCTACCCCGGAAGCGGAGTTAAGGGTGGTAAATGCGTCCGCACTTTTGAAGGTCACAAG GACTTTGTGCTCAGCGTCTGCCTGACTCCCGACGGACATTGGGTCATGAGTGGTTCTAAAGACCGGGGCGTTCAATTCTGGGACCCCATCACCGGAAATGCGCAGATGATGCTCCAGGGACACAAGAACTCAG TCATCTCCGTGGCGCCCAGCCCTACTAATAACCTGTTTGCCACTGGTAGTGGTGACATGCGGGCAAGAATCTGGAG ATACTCTACCTACACTGGACGGTGA
- a CDS encoding uncharacterized protein (COG:K;~EggNog:ENOG410PHIE;~InterPro:IPR036236,IPR013087;~PFAM:PF00096) → METAEPVSYEFPGHAVGAVAPRRMMGSNVGHNFPFYTNPTGGYTLPFHQSSSPAYSFGHTLNHHHHHHHHHPGYQHYFVAGQQPINPQPVRLSSEPPSIQQIPDIRPAKNAVNRVARDPLMKVEHNGGSQQPPGAQSSSNEGGAQGKSSSSNEVEFSTEVDILMKAIQAKASAQSPAVQSLPPLQQLTHGGSTGYPQSYTMPVTTPRCTVMVEEAPSRSGKKRKYACTLPQCGKSFAQKTHLDIHMRAHTGDKPFVCKEPSCGQRFSQLGNLKTHQRRHTGEKPFSCDICQKRFAQRGNVRAHKITHQHAKPFTCLLDDCGKQFTQLGNLKSHQNKFHATTLRNLTLKFSQVTEGDHMSPQDRKLWEYFATLYKNSNKGIKGRGKDRRISPTSRSDPGSGSRRRIQPLSSNDDKMRRASYEDTSMYNGGSSSDDDDAEPYYIERQAH, encoded by the exons ATGGAAACTGCAGAACCAGTGTCATACGAATTTCCTGGTCATGCCGTTGGGGCGGTTGCGCCTCGTCGAATGATGGGCTCGAATGTCGGCCACAACTTTCCATTTTATACCAATCCGACTGGTGGCTATACGcttccattccatcaatCTTCGTCCCCTGCGTATAGCTTCGGACACAcactcaaccaccaccaccatcatcaccaccatcatccggGCTACCAGCATTATTTCGTCGCCGGCCAGCAACCGATCAACCCCCAGCCGGTCCGTCTATCCTCTGagccaccatccatccagcaaATTCCCGATATTCGGCCGGCCAAAAATGCCGTTAACCGGGTAGCCAGGGATCCTTTAATGAAGGTCGAGCACAACGGGGGCTCACAACAACCTCCCGGAGCCCAGTCCTCGAGTAACGAAGGAGGTGCACAGGGGaagagctccagctccaacgAGGTTGAGTTCTCCACGGAGGTGGATATCTTGATGAAGGCAATTCAGGCCAAAGCCAGTGCTCAGTCACCAGCAGTGCAGTCTCTGCCACCACTGCAACAGTTGACACACGGGGGAAGCACCGGATACCCTCAGAGTTATACGATGCCAGTGACGACCCCAAGGTGCACTGTTATGGTCGAAGAGGCTCCATCGAGATCAGGCAAAAAGCGCAAGTATGCTTGCACTTTACCACAGTGCGGCAAGAGCTTCGCGCAGAAGACGCACCTGGATATTCATATGCGGGCTCACACGGGGGACAAGCCCTTT GTGTGCAAAGAGCCATCATGTGGACAGCGCTTCTCTCAGTTGGGTAATCTGAAG ACTCATCAACGACGCCATACTGGGGAAAAGCCATTCTCCTGTGATATATGTCAGAAACGATTCGCTCAACGAGGCAACGTTCGTGCTCATAAGATTACACATCAACATGCCAAACCTTTCACCTGTCTCCTGGATGACTGCGGAAAGCAATTTACCCAGCTTGGAAACCTCAAG TCACACCAGAACAAGTTCCATGCCACAACCCTACGAAATCTTACTTTAAAATTCTCACAAGTGACAGAGGGAGATCACATGAGCCCACAAGACAGGAAGCTCTGGGAATACTTTGCTACGTTGTACAAGAACAGCAACAAAGGAATCAAGGGGCGCGGGAAAGATCGCAGGATCTCGCCTACTTCACGGTCTGAtcccggctccggctcccgCAGAAGGATCCAGCCTCTCAGCAGCAATGATGACAAGATGCGCCGAGCAAGCTATGAAGATACATCTATGTATAACGGGGGTTCTAgcagcgatgatgacgacgcaGAACCTTATTATATTGAGAGGCAGGCTCATTGA